In Spirosoma aureum, a single genomic region encodes these proteins:
- a CDS encoding winged helix-turn-helix domain-containing protein, translating to MKDLLAQFNKAFESKARLNIMSVLIVNDAMSFNAFKELLGLTDGNLATHLRALEESGYIAVQKQFVGRKPNTTYSATDAGRQAFSDHLNALEEFIKNL from the coding sequence ATGAAAGACCTACTGGCTCAATTCAATAAAGCCTTTGAGAGTAAAGCGCGGTTAAACATCATGTCGGTTCTGATCGTTAATGACGCCATGAGTTTTAACGCGTTTAAAGAGCTGCTCGGCCTTACCGATGGTAACCTCGCTACCCATCTGCGAGCGTTGGAAGAGTCGGGCTATATCGCTGTGCAGAAGCAATTTGTTGGCCGTAAGCCCAATACAACCTATTCAGCTACCGATGCCGGACGGCAGGCTTTTTCCGATCACCTCAACGCTCTGGAAGAGTTTATCAAAAATCTATAA
- a CDS encoding XrtN system VIT domain-containing protein — protein MKIESRVTTQLPEIPKQTERSDVYSNNHASTTPPLPWLKPFQEPLFGIGLVMLVLSAGAFLLYDLLNDSGRTGTYNSLMIMLHYGLFIIYGLMLWTSGYLKIRDTSRHRPVRWLGLLLWLISAYALNRDLPVFQQSTEWLCWALTLVGIAMTGYAWLDMLSVRIQQLLYAVLAFGFWVFAYMAVYMVEWYIVSVPLLIGLGLSCHTFVPLAFTITLGRRLWYDCRHNEHLRPGVVLGAAIPVVALVIFLTGWVSDLNRIDRIRRESTIRQTSDLPEWVLIAQQLKPDWITNRLLLAGQLYDLGPFFSNSSGFFPSQTGLDDARQHDPLVVIASNLYPTDGLTASDKLRLLKTIHDERHITEEKFWTGRHLAISDVVSQVRIWPQFRLSYTEKTIRIHNRASITTEEALLTFHLPSGSVVSSMSLWVNGREEPARLTTVAKADSVYRTIVGVESRISARDPSVVFWQEGNRVTIRVFPCRANEDRRVKLGITSPLAVAGNELVYQNAYFEGPNAISATELINIDFDQTPQSLESPWLLDKLTGNQLTHQGSYEPNWSLRFKAPALSPDAFVMPDSNLAYQLIPYKPTWDSFVPTDVYLDVNAAWTKDEFIAVFNAATQIKSHVWLFDDGLKQLTKQDLEATYNRLSAQQFSLFPVYRIQKPATALLITKATLSSPTLSDLKNTVFAERMQQTGRQTEPIRTFCLGNTLSPYLKTLSELSVLNVTSGAISDLSHQVIAQHQFPKQLNEPGQIALPEAGVNIQEITRPEPTATILRKSSAPDHLARLFAYNHLLHQIGRHYFTPNYQTDTLIHEAQMAHVVSPLSSLIVLETANDYERFGIKKDRSGLENATLKQEGAVPEPHEWALLAMLAGFIGWLIWKKRYATA, from the coding sequence ATGAAAATAGAAAGCCGAGTTACTACCCAGCTACCAGAAATCCCCAAACAGACTGAACGTTCAGATGTGTATAGTAATAACCATGCGTCTACTACTCCACCTCTACCCTGGCTGAAGCCTTTTCAGGAGCCACTATTTGGCATAGGGCTGGTGATGTTGGTCCTATCAGCCGGGGCCTTCCTGCTTTACGACCTCCTGAATGATTCCGGCCGGACGGGAACCTATAATAGCCTGATGATTATGCTCCATTATGGCCTATTCATTATCTATGGGCTCATGTTGTGGACGAGCGGATATCTGAAAATACGAGATACCAGTCGGCATCGTCCAGTCAGATGGCTGGGTCTTTTGCTGTGGCTAATCAGTGCTTATGCCCTAAATCGGGACCTACCTGTTTTTCAGCAATCAACAGAATGGCTGTGTTGGGCATTAACTTTAGTTGGAATTGCGATGACAGGCTATGCATGGCTCGATATGCTTTCGGTACGCATCCAGCAACTACTGTACGCGGTGCTTGCCTTCGGCTTTTGGGTCTTTGCTTATATGGCTGTCTATATGGTTGAGTGGTATATCGTAAGTGTACCCCTGTTAATTGGCCTTGGTTTATCCTGTCATACATTTGTCCCACTGGCTTTTACCATTACACTTGGCAGACGATTATGGTATGATTGCAGGCATAACGAACACCTCCGACCAGGCGTAGTTCTTGGAGCGGCTATTCCGGTTGTGGCGCTGGTAATCTTTCTAACAGGGTGGGTAAGTGATTTAAATCGGATCGATCGGATCCGGCGGGAAAGTACAATTCGCCAAACCAGCGATCTACCCGAATGGGTTCTTATAGCCCAACAACTAAAACCCGACTGGATCACGAACCGGTTGCTTCTTGCCGGTCAATTGTATGATCTTGGGCCTTTCTTCAGCAATAGCAGCGGGTTCTTTCCGTCACAGACGGGGCTGGATGACGCCCGTCAGCACGATCCGCTGGTTGTGATTGCGTCAAATCTGTATCCCACTGACGGCTTAACAGCCTCAGATAAGCTGAGGCTGTTGAAAACAATCCATGATGAACGTCATATTACAGAAGAAAAATTCTGGACAGGACGTCATTTGGCTATTTCGGATGTGGTTTCGCAGGTACGCATCTGGCCGCAGTTTCGACTGAGTTACACAGAAAAGACAATTCGTATTCATAATCGGGCCTCGATAACAACCGAAGAAGCCCTACTTACCTTCCATTTGCCGTCCGGCTCAGTTGTATCATCCATGTCTTTATGGGTGAATGGTCGTGAAGAACCAGCTCGGCTAACAACCGTTGCCAAGGCTGATTCGGTTTATCGTACCATTGTAGGGGTCGAATCAAGAATCTCAGCCCGCGATCCATCAGTAGTTTTCTGGCAGGAAGGCAACCGGGTAACAATTCGTGTGTTCCCATGTCGGGCAAATGAAGACAGACGCGTAAAACTGGGCATCACATCGCCGTTGGCAGTAGCAGGAAACGAGTTAGTCTATCAAAACGCCTATTTCGAAGGCCCGAACGCCATTTCCGCCACCGAATTAATCAACATTGATTTTGACCAGACGCCCCAAAGTCTAGAGTCACCGTGGTTGCTGGATAAGCTAACTGGCAATCAGTTAACCCATCAGGGGAGCTACGAGCCTAACTGGTCGCTCCGGTTTAAGGCTCCGGCCTTATCGCCCGACGCCTTTGTGATGCCAGACAGCAACCTGGCCTATCAACTGATCCCTTATAAACCAACATGGGACTCATTTGTACCTACTGACGTGTATCTGGACGTGAATGCAGCCTGGACGAAAGATGAGTTCATAGCTGTATTCAACGCTGCGACCCAGATTAAAAGCCATGTATGGTTATTCGACGATGGGCTTAAACAGCTTACCAAACAGGATCTGGAGGCTACATACAACAGGCTCTCGGCACAGCAATTCAGCCTATTTCCCGTCTACAGGATTCAAAAACCAGCAACGGCCTTACTCATTACAAAAGCAACCCTTTCGTCACCGACGCTGAGCGACTTAAAAAATACCGTTTTTGCAGAACGGATGCAGCAAACGGGCCGGCAAACAGAACCCATCCGAACGTTCTGCCTCGGCAATACCTTATCGCCATACCTCAAAACACTCTCAGAGCTCAGTGTTCTGAACGTGACATCCGGAGCAATTAGTGATCTATCGCACCAGGTTATCGCTCAACACCAATTTCCAAAACAACTGAATGAGCCAGGCCAGATTGCTCTGCCTGAAGCAGGGGTTAATATTCAGGAAATAACCCGGCCAGAGCCGACGGCAACTATTTTAAGAAAGTCCAGCGCGCCTGATCACCTGGCGCGGCTGTTTGCCTATAACCATCTACTACATCAAATCGGTCGACACTATTTCACGCCCAATTATCAGACCGACACATTGATACATGAAGCACAGATGGCTCACGTTGTCTCTCCCCTATCAAGCCTGATCGTTCTGGAAACAGCTAATGATTATGAGCGATTTGGCATAAAAAAAGACAGATCAGGGCTTGAAAACGCCACACTAAAGCAGGAAGGGGCCGTGCCTGAACCCCACGAATGGGCGCTTCTGGCGATGCTGGCAGGATTTATTGGTTGGCTGATCTGGAAAAAACGGTATGCTACTGCTTGA
- the xrtN gene encoding exosortase N — MLLLDLTTLLTIALLLFVGWPGQNRSGHWIGRIIALLLLSPGLRYFSTLFTFPIRLQLSSWAGSLLQGAGLDVQTQGNVLVYNGIEMAVDPACMGLQMTGVSLLVALFLLIWHENQHHKRVPVGWVMAYGLITFGLTIICNLFRIIFLVLFAAMPGTWAHEALGLLCVAVYAWLPSWGLAQSLVHKFGVQEKWVQEKRATIVQAKLLIIRAAWGIGLVATGLAIRAYAAEAPNSAENLCRSEIYTRYGIRYDANFTGKTLSNGFVQLTKPGVLIYLKPQPDWFSADHSPVTCWRGNGYELRQVRETMLDGHPAYIGELHRQNKVLHTAWWFSNGRTTTISQLTMRRQILQGETGFVLVNVTVSGDKI; from the coding sequence ATGCTACTGCTTGATCTAACAACCCTTCTTACCATAGCCTTGCTTCTGTTTGTGGGGTGGCCCGGCCAGAATAGGTCGGGCCACTGGATCGGACGGATCATTGCGCTACTATTGCTTTCGCCAGGGTTACGGTATTTTTCAACCCTCTTTACATTTCCAATCCGGCTACAACTCAGTAGCTGGGCCGGTTCACTTTTGCAGGGGGCTGGTTTGGACGTACAAACTCAGGGAAACGTTCTTGTCTATAACGGCATAGAGATGGCCGTCGACCCGGCCTGCATGGGCCTACAAATGACCGGCGTGTCTCTTCTGGTTGCTCTTTTTTTGTTAATATGGCATGAAAATCAACACCACAAACGAGTCCCTGTCGGCTGGGTAATGGCCTACGGATTAATCACATTTGGGCTAACCATTATATGCAATTTGTTCCGGATTATTTTTCTGGTGTTGTTTGCCGCTATGCCCGGAACATGGGCCCATGAAGCACTGGGTTTACTTTGCGTTGCCGTTTACGCCTGGCTCCCGTCGTGGGGCCTGGCCCAATCACTGGTGCATAAATTTGGAGTACAGGAGAAATGGGTACAGGAGAAACGAGCAACGATAGTTCAGGCAAAACTGCTTATCATCAGGGCCGCATGGGGGATAGGCCTGGTAGCAACTGGACTAGCTATCAGAGCCTATGCCGCAGAAGCGCCAAATTCGGCAGAAAATCTATGTAGATCAGAAATTTATACCCGCTATGGCATCCGGTATGATGCGAATTTTACGGGTAAAACGCTAAGCAATGGTTTTGTTCAACTGACGAAGCCGGGCGTACTAATCTACCTAAAGCCTCAACCCGACTGGTTTAGCGCCGACCACAGTCCTGTTACCTGCTGGCGGGGAAATGGCTATGAACTCCGGCAAGTTCGGGAAACGATGCTGGATGGCCATCCAGCCTATATTGGTGAATTACATCGACAAAACAAAGTGCTTCATACGGCCTGGTGGTTTAGTAACGGTAGAACGACAACGATCAGCCAGCTAACCATGCGCAGGCAAATACTCCAAGGCGAAACGGGCTTTGTTCTGGTCAATGTAACTGTTTCGGGGGATAAGATTTAA
- a CDS encoding glycosyltransferase family protein, whose protein sequence is MKVTGFSIVRNAIKFDYPILEAIQSVLPLCDEFVVAVGNSEDDTLALIKSIDSDKIRIIETVWDDSLRAGGQVLAVETNKALAAISPDTDWAFYIQGDEVLHERYLPVVRQAMEQYLDHPQVEGLLFNYLHFYGSYRYVGDSPQWYRREIRIIRYSDNVTAYRDAQGFRTKDNKKLHVKLIDAYIYHYGWVKPPEVQKTKLAATQRFWNDDQQIMQARQTLDHFDYGTIDALAEFKDAQPAIMQPRINAQNWQFDFNIREKKYSLKNRFKTFIERITGWRMGEYRNYKLLR, encoded by the coding sequence ATGAAAGTTACCGGGTTCAGTATTGTCAGAAACGCTATCAAATTTGATTACCCCATTCTCGAAGCGATTCAGTCTGTTTTACCACTTTGCGATGAGTTCGTGGTGGCCGTAGGCAATTCTGAAGATGACACACTGGCCCTGATCAAAAGCATCGATTCTGACAAGATTCGGATTATTGAAACCGTTTGGGATGATTCGCTACGGGCGGGGGGGCAAGTGTTGGCCGTAGAAACGAACAAAGCCCTTGCAGCCATCTCACCAGACACCGACTGGGCGTTTTACATCCAGGGCGATGAGGTCCTGCATGAGCGATACCTACCCGTTGTCAGACAGGCCATGGAGCAGTATCTCGATCACCCTCAGGTGGAAGGGCTGCTGTTCAACTACCTGCACTTTTACGGATCTTATCGCTATGTAGGCGATTCGCCCCAATGGTACCGGCGTGAAATTCGGATTATTCGTTATTCGGACAACGTAACGGCTTATCGGGATGCACAGGGGTTCCGAACAAAAGACAACAAGAAACTCCATGTTAAATTAATTGATGCCTACATCTACCATTACGGCTGGGTAAAACCACCCGAGGTACAGAAAACCAAACTAGCCGCTACGCAGCGTTTCTGGAACGATGACCAGCAAATTATGCAGGCCCGCCAGACACTCGATCATTTCGACTATGGGACTATCGATGCATTGGCCGAATTTAAAGATGCTCAGCCAGCCATTATGCAGCCTCGCATCAACGCGCAAAACTGGCAGTTTGACTTTAATATCCGTGAAAAAAAATATTCGTTAAAAAACCGTTTCAAGACATTCATCGAGCGAATAACCGGGTGGCGCATGGGCGAATATCGCAACTATAAACTGCTACGGTAG
- a CDS encoding cytochrome P450, giving the protein METTLSPSRPIPIHPGLPIVGNTLEYLRDPLAFLRRLQRDYGHQRMVCINVGGRITTLMLKPEETKQVIQENNRNYGRGKSFAILREFLGNGLLTSEGDFWRRQRRLAQPAFHRQKLAILAEIMIEEAVAWVDRLEKSADIKPVNFSAATTDVTLRIVTRTLFGSSLGDQLDGLSSALANLNHVANNAVINPIRLPKWVPTPDNRSFEKATQKVNNLIFGIIESRRQTGETRDDLLDMLLRATDDETGEGMSDAQLRDEMVTLFTAGHETTATSMAWTLYLLAQHPEVVKRAKVEINAVLGQRDRPSADDLRAMPYLSQIISESLRLYPPAWIMSRLSLGPDRFGDYVLEPNRGVLVSPYVLHHDPDSWPDPERFNPDRFAPEQSKDRHPYAFLPFGGGPRLCIGNQFALMEMQALLTVLLHRFDLRPMSGLRIKTQPLITLRPKQAVHIYLD; this is encoded by the coding sequence ATGGAAACTACGCTCTCTCCTTCTCGTCCTATTCCCATACATCCGGGCTTACCCATTGTGGGCAATACGCTCGAATATCTACGCGATCCGCTGGCATTTCTTCGCCGGCTGCAACGAGACTATGGGCACCAACGAATGGTTTGCATCAACGTTGGTGGGCGTATAACAACCCTTATGCTCAAACCCGAAGAGACCAAGCAGGTCATTCAGGAAAATAACCGCAACTACGGCCGTGGAAAGTCATTCGCCATTCTGCGGGAATTTTTGGGCAATGGTCTACTGACTAGCGAAGGCGATTTCTGGCGTCGGCAGCGCCGGCTGGCCCAACCCGCATTCCACCGGCAAAAGCTGGCAATTCTGGCCGAGATTATGATTGAGGAAGCGGTGGCATGGGTAGATCGCCTGGAGAAATCAGCGGATATTAAACCCGTAAATTTCTCAGCGGCAACAACAGATGTTACGCTCCGTATTGTAACGAGGACATTATTTGGCAGTAGTTTAGGCGACCAGTTAGATGGCCTGTCGAGTGCATTGGCGAACCTGAATCATGTAGCCAATAATGCGGTCATTAATCCAATTCGCTTGCCGAAATGGGTTCCTACACCCGATAATCGCTCCTTTGAGAAAGCGACCCAAAAAGTAAACAACCTGATTTTCGGCATTATCGAATCAAGACGCCAGACGGGCGAAACTCGTGACGATCTGCTGGATATGTTGCTCCGTGCCACCGACGACGAAACCGGAGAAGGAATGTCGGACGCGCAACTTCGCGACGAAATGGTGACGCTATTCACGGCAGGCCATGAAACCACAGCCACCTCGATGGCCTGGACACTTTATCTGTTAGCACAACACCCTGAGGTTGTAAAGCGGGCAAAAGTCGAAATCAATGCCGTTCTTGGCCAACGCGACCGTCCTTCGGCCGATGATTTACGGGCAATGCCCTACCTGTCGCAAATCATTAGTGAATCGTTGCGTCTTTACCCACCAGCCTGGATTATGAGCCGCCTGTCGCTCGGTCCTGACCGATTCGGCGATTACGTGCTGGAACCAAATCGGGGTGTATTGGTTAGCCCTTACGTCCTGCATCACGATCCTGATAGCTGGCCTGATCCAGAACGATTTAACCCCGATCGCTTCGCACCTGAGCAAAGTAAAGATCGACACCCATATGCCTTTCTACCCTTTGGCGGAGGCCCACGGTTATGCATAGGCAATCAATTTGCGCTCATGGAAATGCAGGCCCTGCTAACCGTTCTGCTGCATCGTTTTGATCTTCGTCCTATGTCGGGTTTACGGATCAAAACACAGCCCCTCATTACACTTCGCCCAAAGCAGGCTGTGCATATTTACCTCGACTAA
- a CDS encoding HPF/RaiA family ribosome-associated protein → MRLQIHAVRFTADQSLLDFVQAKLNKLDTFHDRIIGAEVFLKLDGADSNKIKEKVIEVRLTIPGKELFVKEHDKSFESATDRVLEVLKDKLVRCKQKRNDIFSPAITEAQTRMREEEEEVFEPDEL, encoded by the coding sequence ATGAGACTACAAATTCACGCCGTGAGGTTCACGGCAGATCAGAGCCTGTTAGACTTTGTCCAGGCCAAACTGAACAAATTAGACACTTTTCATGACCGTATTATCGGTGCTGAGGTGTTCCTCAAGTTAGACGGGGCCGATTCTAATAAAATCAAAGAGAAAGTGATCGAAGTTCGACTCACAATCCCCGGCAAGGAGCTATTCGTGAAAGAACACGACAAAAGTTTCGAGAGCGCAACCGATAGGGTGCTTGAGGTTTTAAAAGATAAACTGGTTCGTTGCAAACAAAAAAGGAATGACATTTTTAGTCCGGCCATTACCGAAGCACAAACCCGGATGAGAGAGGAAGAAGAAGAGGTCTTTGAACCCGATGAGTTATAG
- the metK gene encoding methionine adenosyltransferase, with the protein MPYLFTSESVSEGHPDKVADQISDALIDNFLAFDPSSKVACETLVTTGQVVLAGEIKTDTYLDVQKITRDVIRKIGYTKSEYMFEANSCGIFSALHDQSADINQGVDRKAVSEDFESRANAQGAGDQGMMFGYATNETDNYMPLPLDLAHAILREMSNIRNNENELMPYLRPDAKSQVTIEYSDDHQPIRIDTIVVSTQHDDFADDETMLAKIKEDIINIVIPRVKAAQNVELHSLFTDNITYYINPTGKFVIGGPHGDTGLTGRKIIVDTYGGKGAHGGGAFSGKDPSKVDRSAAYATRHIAKNLVAAGLCDQVLVQVSYAIGVAKPCGLYVNTYGTAKVDLHDGEIATKVEELFDMRPYAIEQRLKLRNPIYSETAAYGHMGRKNEIVKKTFGSNGHSKEVEVELFTWEKLDFVDKVKEAFGL; encoded by the coding sequence ATGCCTTATCTCTTCACTTCCGAATCTGTTTCTGAGGGACATCCCGACAAAGTCGCGGATCAAATTTCCGACGCACTAATTGATAATTTCCTGGCTTTCGATCCATCGAGTAAAGTAGCTTGCGAAACGCTGGTTACGACCGGACAGGTCGTTTTGGCCGGTGAGATCAAGACAGATACCTATTTAGACGTTCAGAAAATTACCCGCGATGTGATTCGTAAGATTGGATATACCAAGAGCGAATACATGTTTGAGGCCAATTCCTGTGGTATTTTCTCGGCTCTTCACGATCAATCGGCTGATATCAATCAGGGAGTTGACCGGAAAGCGGTTAGTGAAGATTTCGAATCGCGTGCCAACGCTCAGGGAGCTGGTGATCAGGGTATGATGTTCGGTTACGCGACAAACGAAACCGATAACTACATGCCGTTGCCGCTGGATCTGGCGCATGCAATCCTGCGTGAAATGTCAAACATCCGAAATAACGAAAACGAATTAATGCCTTATCTGCGGCCCGATGCCAAGTCGCAGGTGACCATTGAATATTCGGATGATCACCAGCCAATTCGTATCGATACCATTGTCGTTTCGACCCAGCACGATGATTTTGCTGATGACGAAACGATGCTGGCTAAAATCAAAGAAGACATCATTAACATTGTGATTCCGCGCGTCAAGGCAGCACAGAACGTCGAATTGCATAGCTTGTTTACGGATAACATCACCTATTACATTAACCCAACGGGCAAATTTGTAATAGGTGGTCCTCACGGTGACACTGGTCTGACCGGCCGTAAGATTATTGTCGATACCTACGGTGGTAAAGGGGCTCACGGCGGTGGTGCTTTTTCGGGTAAAGATCCCTCAAAAGTGGACCGTTCGGCGGCTTATGCAACGCGTCATATTGCGAAGAATTTAGTAGCTGCTGGTCTCTGCGATCAGGTTTTAGTACAAGTCTCTTATGCCATCGGGGTAGCAAAACCTTGTGGTTTGTACGTAAACACCTACGGCACAGCCAAAGTAGATTTACACGACGGTGAAATTGCTACTAAAGTTGAAGAGCTGTTCGATATGCGCCCATATGCTATCGAACAACGACTCAAGCTCCGGAACCCGATTTATTCTGAAACAGCTGCTTATGGACATATGGGCCGCAAGAATGAAATCGTGAAGAAAACATTTGGTTCTAACGGACACTCAAAAGAGGTAGAAGTAGAACTATTTACCTGGGAAAAGCTTGACTTTGTTGATAAGGTCAAGGAAGCCTTTGGCTTATAA
- a CDS encoding lycopene cyclase family protein, whose protein sequence is MKKYDFIIAGGGMAGLSLAYYLTQSSLRDRSILILDRDSKDRNDRTWCFWERNAGPFESIVFRKWNQVSFHGTTNAGALDLGGYQYKMLRGIDFYEFIQKELEKYPNIERRQATINRVKETPQGGFVIADDEPYIADYVFDSTFALKLDQPENHNLLQHFRGWVIKTKKSCFDPTLPEIMDFRVEQGGDCRFVYVMPFDDKTALVEFTLFNDKRLADDEYETELRHYIDRFLNTGTYEICEVETGIIPMSDEPTQENPSEHIVRIGTSGGHTKPSTGYTFQRTQRYLQSIVTNLAEAGKPNRKFPWSKSRFKLYDSILLNVLENHRYPADDLFTRLYTENQAVSVFKFLDEDTRLMDEIRLFSTMPWWPFTVAFFDVIRRKMFG, encoded by the coding sequence ATGAAAAAATACGACTTCATCATAGCGGGGGGAGGTATGGCAGGCTTAAGTCTGGCTTACTACCTGACACAATCTTCTCTACGCGACCGTTCAATACTGATTCTGGACCGTGATAGTAAAGATCGCAATGATCGAACCTGGTGCTTCTGGGAGCGAAATGCCGGCCCGTTCGAATCAATTGTGTTCCGTAAATGGAACCAGGTCAGCTTTCATGGGACTACCAACGCCGGAGCACTCGATCTGGGCGGTTATCAATACAAAATGCTGCGAGGAATCGACTTCTACGAATTTATTCAGAAGGAGCTCGAAAAATACCCCAATATTGAGCGCCGACAGGCAACGATCAATCGTGTTAAGGAAACTCCTCAGGGTGGTTTTGTGATCGCCGATGATGAGCCATACATTGCCGATTATGTATTCGATAGCACGTTTGCCCTGAAGCTCGATCAACCAGAAAATCATAACCTGTTACAGCATTTCAGAGGGTGGGTAATCAAAACCAAAAAATCCTGTTTTGACCCGACCTTACCCGAAATCATGGATTTTCGCGTCGAACAGGGCGGTGATTGCCGGTTTGTATATGTGATGCCATTTGATGATAAAACGGCTCTGGTGGAGTTTACACTCTTTAATGATAAGCGCCTGGCTGATGATGAATACGAAACAGAACTACGCCACTATATCGATCGGTTTTTAAATACCGGCACGTACGAAATCTGTGAAGTTGAAACGGGTATAATTCCAATGAGTGACGAGCCAACACAGGAAAATCCTTCCGAACACATTGTGCGAATTGGCACGTCAGGCGGGCACACAAAACCGTCAACAGGTTATACATTCCAGCGGACGCAGCGTTACTTACAATCAATTGTTACAAATTTGGCGGAGGCAGGTAAGCCTAATCGGAAATTCCCCTGGTCAAAAAGTCGATTTAAATTATATGACAGTATATTGTTGAATGTTCTGGAAAATCATCGGTACCCCGCCGATGACTTATTTACCCGGCTGTATACTGAAAATCAAGCGGTGAGTGTCTTTAAGTTTCTGGATGAAGACACCCGCCTTATGGATGAAATCCGGTTGTTTTCGACAATGCCCTGGTGGCCATTTACAGTGGCTTTCTTCGATGTGATTCGTCGGAAAATGTTTGGATAA
- the lipA gene encoding lipoyl synthase: MIELPVIPSEQQRKKRPDWLRVKLPIGPEYAKVRKLVDEHKLHTICESGNCPNMGECWGAGTATFMILGNVCTRSCTFCAVATGRPNEYDADEPRRVAEAIVLMKVKHAVITSVNRDELKDRGAEIWHQTVRLIKESSPATTIETLIPDTKGNWEALERMISAGQEVVSHNMETVERLYRRVRPQARYERSLEQTRRTKEYGKRTKSGIMLGLGETHDEVFKAMDDLVANGLDVLTLGQYLQPTKMHHEVIEWIHPETFAMYKEEGLKRGIKYVESGPLVRSSYHAEKHVNV; the protein is encoded by the coding sequence ATGATTGAACTACCCGTAATACCCTCCGAACAACAACGGAAAAAACGTCCCGACTGGCTGCGCGTTAAACTACCCATTGGTCCTGAATACGCCAAAGTCCGGAAATTAGTGGACGAACATAAACTCCATACGATCTGCGAAAGCGGCAACTGCCCCAACATGGGCGAATGCTGGGGCGCTGGTACGGCTACGTTTATGATTCTCGGGAATGTATGTACCCGAAGCTGCACATTCTGCGCAGTGGCAACGGGCCGTCCAAACGAATATGATGCGGACGAACCCCGTCGTGTAGCCGAAGCCATCGTGCTGATGAAAGTGAAGCATGCCGTAATAACGTCCGTTAATCGTGACGAATTGAAAGATCGGGGTGCCGAAATCTGGCACCAGACCGTACGGCTAATTAAAGAATCGTCGCCTGCAACAACCATAGAAACACTGATTCCTGATACGAAAGGTAATTGGGAAGCACTCGAACGAATGATCTCTGCTGGTCAGGAGGTTGTTTCGCATAATATGGAAACAGTTGAGCGGCTCTACCGGCGCGTTCGGCCACAAGCTCGTTATGAGCGTAGTCTGGAGCAGACTCGCCGGACCAAAGAGTACGGCAAACGTACCAAATCAGGTATCATGCTTGGTCTTGGCGAAACGCACGATGAAGTGTTCAAAGCCATGGACGATCTGGTTGCCAATGGCCTCGATGTGTTAACGTTGGGCCAATATTTACAGCCAACCAAAATGCACCACGAAGTTATTGAATGGATTCATCCGGAAACATTCGCGATGTATAAGGAAGAAGGACTGAAGCGTGGTATAAAATACGTAGAATCGGGTCCGCTGGTTCGGTCGAGTTACCATGCTGAAAAACACGTGAACGTGTAA
- a CDS encoding OsmC family protein yields MATIHIDYLGDLRTDCTHLQSGTHINTDAPTDNQGRGEAFSPTDLVANALGTCIITTMAISARRDGIELKGSELEVTKIMTSQPPRRIARIEIDLTLRTEVLPDDDTRARLEKIAHTCPVAISLHPDLEQAVTIRWEETVNA; encoded by the coding sequence ATGGCTACGATTCACATTGATTATCTTGGCGATTTACGAACCGACTGCACTCATCTGCAATCGGGAACTCATATCAATACCGATGCACCCACCGACAATCAGGGTCGGGGCGAAGCGTTTTCCCCAACCGATCTGGTTGCTAATGCACTAGGCACCTGTATTATTACAACGATGGCTATTTCTGCCCGACGCGATGGTATCGAACTAAAAGGCAGCGAACTGGAGGTAACGAAAATCATGACCAGCCAACCTCCCCGGCGCATCGCCCGCATTGAGATTGACCTTACTCTTCGCACCGAAGTGCTCCCCGACGATGACACTCGGGCTCGCCTTGAGAAAATCGCGCATACCTGCCCTGTAGCCATCAGCCTCCATCCCGATCTTGAGCAAGCCGTAACTATTCGGTGGGAAGAAACTGTAAACGCCTAA